A stretch of Salvelinus alpinus chromosome 4, SLU_Salpinus.1, whole genome shotgun sequence DNA encodes these proteins:
- the phf20l1 gene encoding PHD finger protein 20-like protein 1 isoform X5: MSKKTPNRPGITFEVGARIEAQDYLQKWYSSRIEDIDFDEGKMLVHFDRWSHRYDEWIAWDSTRLRPFERPTLRKEGLKEEEGEVTERLSEMSASRLDELPGCTEDQTELPQPRQELRDGEEVLARWTDCRYYPAKIESVNKEGIYTVQFYDGVIRCVKKNHIKSMPHDAKGQDWIALVKAASAAAKSKGSSTPRTSANSNKVRDDPHGGKSDDEDGQEELDEELQDQSDSDKLESHEGDADCKKERTEVPVTSQQQKVPRTADHDSVQGQTQRQTGSSVTGSPAKCRNRRLKHHSGESNSSQKQRASRPPCSITTLSAGEDTMSAPESMLTPAPRHSCPDMATSGHGEAVPPGSPRSSEQSQRRRRSQRLASVSPDINSDPSVTSHPTTTQCPDLSPHGREHNTSHKDPSSSSPEDQVTNSVERAESSTLHNYCVGIPPTPSSAASILTPSHPPITHRDQLTDRPSANHTAVADKFPPLAAAAGRSITIRSPKLNKHTREPIMNTKRCDDPTSPNDLDLYKCKIPGCSKAFRKAKLLDYHLKYYHNADKDLQDSELPGSPDRAGRTRATSASMPTTTLLEVPDNTKRRRTVSTSSSLSPPGHMFQLDCTGLGSCLKPPRLNRKKRSSASMSSDSTELSLPPPPQEKSFESLHDKILKKVIDKDKHLEPGLMKIEKKVKLEEKSQVIGKKKDKDKERRDRKEKDHLKLKQKKKKKKKRKSKQHCTFSSGYSDYDDMSLSFLERSTASTLHRSSTSFTFPSSSSCSTTKHYQYPRAILSVDLTGENLSDIDFLEDSTTESLLFSGDEYNQDFDSLNMEDFQEEDEDGTQEIVRCICEMDEENGFMIQCEECMCWQHSVCMGLLEDSIPDQYICYICRDPPGQRWSAKYLHDKDWLNKGQMYGLSFLSENYSEQNCKTSVSTHQLLADVFSVNNVLHGLQLKMDILQNKHNPNLHFWARSWVNSDEDQPMGGLPDCIHLTDNSLNNHNSSKTDTYITSEHSYQKPPSPGQLEHWLSTDRPAADPHGSNSQEGGGVGADLVVAYTNPASHSTHFTAKEQEVRKKTTALAVPGSLAVPGCLNERGPDSVEHARNCLQWQMNLLTHIEDVQNQVAGRMDLIEKELDVLESWLDLSGELEPPDPLARLPQLQHRIKQLLTDLSKVQQMSTLCSV; this comes from the exons GAGAGACTCAGTGAGATGTCAGCATCTCGCCTTGATGAGCTTCCTGGATGTACAGAGGACCAAACAGAGTTACCGCAGCCGAGACAA GAATTGAGAGATGGTGAAGAGGTGCTTGCGCGATGGACAGATTGTCGCTACTATCCTGCAAAGATTGAATCTGTAAACAAAGAGG GTATCTACACGGTGCAGTTTTATGATGGAGTTATTCGCTGTGTGAAAAAAAATCATATCAAATCTATGCCCCATGATGCAAAAGGACAG GACTGGATAGCCCTGGTGAAAGCTGCCTCGGCTGCAGCCAAGAGCAAAGGAAGCAGTACGCCTCGTACCAGTGCCAACAGCAACAAGGTCAGGGACGACCCTCACGGTGGGAAGTCTGACGATGAGGATGGTCAAGAAGAGCTGGATGAAGAGTTGCAGGATCAGTCCGACTCTGACAAACTGG AATCCCATGAAGGTGATGCTGACTGTAAGAAGGAGCGGACAGAAGTACCAGTGACTTCCCAACAACAG AAGGTACCAAGAACAGCAGACCATGATTCCGTACAGGGGCAGACCCAGAGACAGACTGGGTCCTCTGTGACGGGCTCTCCAGCCAAGTGTCGGAACAGGCGTCTGAAGCACCACTCTGGGGAGTCCAACAG CAGCCAGAAGCAGAGAGCGTCCAGGCCACCGTGCTCCATCACTACTCTGTCTGCTGGGGAGGACACCATGTCAGCCCCAGAGTCCATGCTGACTCCCGCCCCCAGACACAGCTGCCCAGACATGGCTACCTCAG GGCATGGTGAGGCGGTTCCTCCAGGCTCCCCCAGGAGCTCAGAACAGAGCCAGAGGAGGAGACGCTCCCAGCGCCTGGCCAGCGTCAGCCCTGATATAAACTCTGACCCCAGCGTGACCTctcaccccaccaccacccagtgCCCTGACCTCTCACCCCATGGGAGGGAGCACAACACATCTCACAaagacccctcctcctcctctccagagg ATCAAGTGACAAACTCTGTGGAGAGGGCAGAGTCATCGACCCTCCACAACTACTGTGTTGGCATACCACCTACACCTTCATCTGCTGCCTCCATCCTCACACCATCTCATCCACCAATCACACACAGAGACCAGCTGACTGACAGGCCATCGGCCAATCATACGGCAGTGGCAGACAAATTCCCACCCTTAGCTGCAG CCGCTGGGAGGAGTATTACTATCAGGAGCCCTAAACTAAACAAGCACACCAGGGAGCCAA TCATGAACACCAAGCGGTGTGATGACCCAACGTCTCCCAACGACCTGGACCTCTACAAGTGTAAGATCCCTGGGTGCTCCAAGGCCTTCCGCAAAGCCAAGCTGCTGGACTACCACCTCAAGTATTACCACAACGCTGACAAGGACCTCCAGGACTCTGAGCTGCCAGGCTCCCCAGACAGGGCTGGTCGTACCCGGGCCACCTCAGCCTCCATGCCCACCACCACCCTGCTGGAGGTCCCTGACAACACAAAGAGACGCAGGACTGTCTCCACCTCATCGT caCTGTCCCCTCCGGGCCATATGTTCCAACTGGACTGTACTGGACTGGGAAGCTGTCTGAAACCTCCCAGGTTGAACAGGAAGAAGCGCTCCTCTGCCTCCATGAGCTCTGACAGCACAgagctgtctctccctcctccgccTCAGGAGAAGAGCTTCGAGTCCCTCCACGACAAGATTCTGAAGAAGGTGATCGATAAGGACAAGCACCTGGAGCCAG GGTTAATGAAGATTGAGAAGAAGGTGAAACTGGAGGAGAAATCCCAGGTGATCG gAAAAAAGAAGGACAAGGATAAAGAGCGGAGGGACAGGAAAGAGAAGGACCACTTAAAACTgaaacagaagaagaagaagaaaaagaagaggaAATCCAAGCAGCACTGTACGTTTAGTTCAG GTTATTCTGACTACGATGACATGTCCCTGTCCTTCCTGGAGCGATCTACGGCGTCTACTCTTCATCGTTCTTCCACCTCCTTCactttcccctcctcctcctcctgctccaccACCAAACATTACCAGTACCCCCGCGCCATCCTCTCCGTCGACCTGACCGGAGAGA accTGTCAGACATAGACTTCCTGGAGGACTCGACCACAGAGAGCCTGCTGTTTAGTGGAGATGAGTACAACCAG GACTTTGACTCTTTGAACATGGAGGACTtccaggaggaggatgaggatggtACCCAGGAGATCGTCCGCTGTATCTGTGAGATGGACGAGGAGAATGGATTCATGATTCAG tgtgaggAGTGTATGTGCTGGCAGCACAGTGTGTGTATGGGGCTTCTGGAGGATAGCATCCCGGACCAGTACATATGTTACATCTGCAGAGACCCTCCAG gTCAAAGGTGGAGTGCCAAATATCTGCATGACAAAGACTGGTTGAACAAGGGTCAGATGTACGGCTTGTCCTTCCTCTCTGAGAACTACTCTGAGCAGAACTGTAAGACCAGCGTGTCCACCCATCAGCTGTTAGCAGACGTGTTCAGTGTCAACAACGTCCTTCACGGACTACAGCTGAAGATGGACATACTACA GAACAAACACAATCCCAATTTGCACTTCTGGGCTCGGTCATGGGTGAACTCTGACGAGGACCAGCCCATGGGCGGTCTCCCTGACTGCATCCACTTGACAGACAACTCTCTGAACAACCACAACTCCTCCAAGACTGACACTTACATCACCAGCGAACACAG CTACCAGAAACCCCCCAGCCCCGGACAGCTGGAACACTGGCTCTCTACAGACCGACCGGCTGCAGACCCCCACGGCTCTAACAgccaggagggaggaggggtgggggcgGACCTGGTGGTGGCTTATACTAACCCCGCCTCCCACTCCACCCACTTCACAGCCAAGGAACAGGAAGTAAGAAAG AAGACAACTGCCCTGGCTGTGCCTGGCTCCCTGGCTGTGCCTGGCTGTCTGAATGAGAGGGGACCAGACTCAGTGGAACATGCCAGGAACTGTCTCCAGTGGCAGATGAACCTCCTCACTCACATAGAAGATGTTCAGAACCAGGTGGCAGGCAGGATGGACCTCATAGAGAAGGAGCTTGATG TGTTGGAGAGCTGGCTGGACCTCAGTGGGGAGTTGGAGCCTCCGGACCCCCTGGCCAGGCTGCCTCAGCTTCAACACCGCATCAAGCAGCTCCTCACAGACCTGAGCAAGGTGCAACAGATGAGCACCCTGTGTTCTGTCTGA
- the phf20l1 gene encoding PHD finger protein 20-like protein 1 isoform X1, translating to MSKKTPNRPGITFEVGARIEAQDYLQKWYSSRIEDIDFDEGKMLVHFDRWSHRYDEWIAWDSTRLRPFERPTLRKEGLKEEEGEVTERLSEMSASRLDELPGCTEDQTELPQPRQELRDGEEVLARWTDCRYYPAKIESVNKEGIYTVQFYDGVIRCVKKNHIKSMPHDAKGQDWIALVKAASAAAKSKGSSTPRTSANSNKVRDDPHGGKSDDEDGQEELDEELQDQSDSDKLESHEGDADCKKERTEVPVTSQQQKVPRTADHDSVQGQTQRQTGSSVTGSPAKCRNRRLKHHSGESNSSQKQRASRPPCSITTLSAGEDTMSAPESMLTPAPRHSCPDMATSGRSAEGQDHSGKRHGEAVPPGSPRSSEQSQRRRRSQRLASVSPDINSDPSVTSHPTTTQCPDLSPHGREHNTSHKDPSSSSPEDQVTNSVERAESSTLHNYCVGIPPTPSSAASILTPSHPPITHRDQLTDRPSANHTAVADKFPPLAAAAGRSITIRSPKLNKHTREPIMNTKRCDDPTSPNDLDLYKCKIPGCSKAFRKAKLLDYHLKYYHNADKDLQDSELPGSPDRAGRTRATSASMPTTTLLEVPDNTKRRRTVSTSSSLSPPGHMFQLDCTGLGSCLKPPRLNRKKRSSASMSSDSTELSLPPPPQEKSFESLHDKILKKVIDKDKHLEPGLMKIEKKVKLEEKSQVIGKKKDKDKERRDRKEKDHLKLKQKKKKKKKRKSKQHCTFSSGYSDYDDMSLSFLERSTASTLHRSSTSFTFPSSSSCSTTKHYQYPRAILSVDLTGENLSDIDFLEDSTTESLLFSGDEYNQDFDSLNMEDFQEEDEDGTQEIVRCICEMDEENGFMIQCEECMCWQHSVCMGLLEDSIPDQYICYICRDPPGQRWSAKYLHDKDWLNKGQMYGLSFLSENYSEQNCKTSVSTHQLLADVFSVNNVLHGLQLKMDILQNKHNPNLHFWARSWVNSDEDQPMGGLPDCIHLTDNSLNNHNSSKTDTYITSEHSYQKPPSPGQLEHWLSTDRPAADPHGSNSQEGGGVGADLVVAYTNPASHSTHFTAKEQEVRKKTTALAVPGSLAVPGCLNERGPDSVEHARNCLQWQMNLLTHIEDVQNQVAGRMDLIEKELDVLESWLDLSGELEPPDPLARLPQLQHRIKQLLTDLSKVQQMSTLCSV from the exons GAGAGACTCAGTGAGATGTCAGCATCTCGCCTTGATGAGCTTCCTGGATGTACAGAGGACCAAACAGAGTTACCGCAGCCGAGACAA GAATTGAGAGATGGTGAAGAGGTGCTTGCGCGATGGACAGATTGTCGCTACTATCCTGCAAAGATTGAATCTGTAAACAAAGAGG GTATCTACACGGTGCAGTTTTATGATGGAGTTATTCGCTGTGTGAAAAAAAATCATATCAAATCTATGCCCCATGATGCAAAAGGACAG GACTGGATAGCCCTGGTGAAAGCTGCCTCGGCTGCAGCCAAGAGCAAAGGAAGCAGTACGCCTCGTACCAGTGCCAACAGCAACAAGGTCAGGGACGACCCTCACGGTGGGAAGTCTGACGATGAGGATGGTCAAGAAGAGCTGGATGAAGAGTTGCAGGATCAGTCCGACTCTGACAAACTGG AATCCCATGAAGGTGATGCTGACTGTAAGAAGGAGCGGACAGAAGTACCAGTGACTTCCCAACAACAG AAGGTACCAAGAACAGCAGACCATGATTCCGTACAGGGGCAGACCCAGAGACAGACTGGGTCCTCTGTGACGGGCTCTCCAGCCAAGTGTCGGAACAGGCGTCTGAAGCACCACTCTGGGGAGTCCAACAG CAGCCAGAAGCAGAGAGCGTCCAGGCCACCGTGCTCCATCACTACTCTGTCTGCTGGGGAGGACACCATGTCAGCCCCAGAGTCCATGCTGACTCCCGCCCCCAGACACAGCTGCCCAGACATGGCTACCTCAGGTCGGTCTGCTGAGGGACAGGATCATAGTGGAAAAA GGCATGGTGAGGCGGTTCCTCCAGGCTCCCCCAGGAGCTCAGAACAGAGCCAGAGGAGGAGACGCTCCCAGCGCCTGGCCAGCGTCAGCCCTGATATAAACTCTGACCCCAGCGTGACCTctcaccccaccaccacccagtgCCCTGACCTCTCACCCCATGGGAGGGAGCACAACACATCTCACAaagacccctcctcctcctctccagagg ATCAAGTGACAAACTCTGTGGAGAGGGCAGAGTCATCGACCCTCCACAACTACTGTGTTGGCATACCACCTACACCTTCATCTGCTGCCTCCATCCTCACACCATCTCATCCACCAATCACACACAGAGACCAGCTGACTGACAGGCCATCGGCCAATCATACGGCAGTGGCAGACAAATTCCCACCCTTAGCTGCAG CCGCTGGGAGGAGTATTACTATCAGGAGCCCTAAACTAAACAAGCACACCAGGGAGCCAA TCATGAACACCAAGCGGTGTGATGACCCAACGTCTCCCAACGACCTGGACCTCTACAAGTGTAAGATCCCTGGGTGCTCCAAGGCCTTCCGCAAAGCCAAGCTGCTGGACTACCACCTCAAGTATTACCACAACGCTGACAAGGACCTCCAGGACTCTGAGCTGCCAGGCTCCCCAGACAGGGCTGGTCGTACCCGGGCCACCTCAGCCTCCATGCCCACCACCACCCTGCTGGAGGTCCCTGACAACACAAAGAGACGCAGGACTGTCTCCACCTCATCGT caCTGTCCCCTCCGGGCCATATGTTCCAACTGGACTGTACTGGACTGGGAAGCTGTCTGAAACCTCCCAGGTTGAACAGGAAGAAGCGCTCCTCTGCCTCCATGAGCTCTGACAGCACAgagctgtctctccctcctccgccTCAGGAGAAGAGCTTCGAGTCCCTCCACGACAAGATTCTGAAGAAGGTGATCGATAAGGACAAGCACCTGGAGCCAG GGTTAATGAAGATTGAGAAGAAGGTGAAACTGGAGGAGAAATCCCAGGTGATCG gAAAAAAGAAGGACAAGGATAAAGAGCGGAGGGACAGGAAAGAGAAGGACCACTTAAAACTgaaacagaagaagaagaagaaaaagaagaggaAATCCAAGCAGCACTGTACGTTTAGTTCAG GTTATTCTGACTACGATGACATGTCCCTGTCCTTCCTGGAGCGATCTACGGCGTCTACTCTTCATCGTTCTTCCACCTCCTTCactttcccctcctcctcctcctgctccaccACCAAACATTACCAGTACCCCCGCGCCATCCTCTCCGTCGACCTGACCGGAGAGA accTGTCAGACATAGACTTCCTGGAGGACTCGACCACAGAGAGCCTGCTGTTTAGTGGAGATGAGTACAACCAG GACTTTGACTCTTTGAACATGGAGGACTtccaggaggaggatgaggatggtACCCAGGAGATCGTCCGCTGTATCTGTGAGATGGACGAGGAGAATGGATTCATGATTCAG tgtgaggAGTGTATGTGCTGGCAGCACAGTGTGTGTATGGGGCTTCTGGAGGATAGCATCCCGGACCAGTACATATGTTACATCTGCAGAGACCCTCCAG gTCAAAGGTGGAGTGCCAAATATCTGCATGACAAAGACTGGTTGAACAAGGGTCAGATGTACGGCTTGTCCTTCCTCTCTGAGAACTACTCTGAGCAGAACTGTAAGACCAGCGTGTCCACCCATCAGCTGTTAGCAGACGTGTTCAGTGTCAACAACGTCCTTCACGGACTACAGCTGAAGATGGACATACTACA GAACAAACACAATCCCAATTTGCACTTCTGGGCTCGGTCATGGGTGAACTCTGACGAGGACCAGCCCATGGGCGGTCTCCCTGACTGCATCCACTTGACAGACAACTCTCTGAACAACCACAACTCCTCCAAGACTGACACTTACATCACCAGCGAACACAG CTACCAGAAACCCCCCAGCCCCGGACAGCTGGAACACTGGCTCTCTACAGACCGACCGGCTGCAGACCCCCACGGCTCTAACAgccaggagggaggaggggtgggggcgGACCTGGTGGTGGCTTATACTAACCCCGCCTCCCACTCCACCCACTTCACAGCCAAGGAACAGGAAGTAAGAAAG AAGACAACTGCCCTGGCTGTGCCTGGCTCCCTGGCTGTGCCTGGCTGTCTGAATGAGAGGGGACCAGACTCAGTGGAACATGCCAGGAACTGTCTCCAGTGGCAGATGAACCTCCTCACTCACATAGAAGATGTTCAGAACCAGGTGGCAGGCAGGATGGACCTCATAGAGAAGGAGCTTGATG TGTTGGAGAGCTGGCTGGACCTCAGTGGGGAGTTGGAGCCTCCGGACCCCCTGGCCAGGCTGCCTCAGCTTCAACACCGCATCAAGCAGCTCCTCACAGACCTGAGCAAGGTGCAACAGATGAGCACCCTGTGTTCTGTCTGA
- the phf20l1 gene encoding PHD finger protein 20-like protein 1 isoform X2, protein MSKKTPNRPGITFEVGARIEAQDYLQKWYSSRIEDIDFDEGKMLVHFDRWSHRYDEWIAWDSTRLRPFERPTLRKEGLKEEEGEERLSEMSASRLDELPGCTEDQTELPQPRQELRDGEEVLARWTDCRYYPAKIESVNKEGIYTVQFYDGVIRCVKKNHIKSMPHDAKGQDWIALVKAASAAAKSKGSSTPRTSANSNKVRDDPHGGKSDDEDGQEELDEELQDQSDSDKLESHEGDADCKKERTEVPVTSQQQKVPRTADHDSVQGQTQRQTGSSVTGSPAKCRNRRLKHHSGESNSSQKQRASRPPCSITTLSAGEDTMSAPESMLTPAPRHSCPDMATSGRSAEGQDHSGKRHGEAVPPGSPRSSEQSQRRRRSQRLASVSPDINSDPSVTSHPTTTQCPDLSPHGREHNTSHKDPSSSSPEDQVTNSVERAESSTLHNYCVGIPPTPSSAASILTPSHPPITHRDQLTDRPSANHTAVADKFPPLAAAAGRSITIRSPKLNKHTREPIMNTKRCDDPTSPNDLDLYKCKIPGCSKAFRKAKLLDYHLKYYHNADKDLQDSELPGSPDRAGRTRATSASMPTTTLLEVPDNTKRRRTVSTSSSLSPPGHMFQLDCTGLGSCLKPPRLNRKKRSSASMSSDSTELSLPPPPQEKSFESLHDKILKKVIDKDKHLEPGLMKIEKKVKLEEKSQVIGKKKDKDKERRDRKEKDHLKLKQKKKKKKKRKSKQHCTFSSGYSDYDDMSLSFLERSTASTLHRSSTSFTFPSSSSCSTTKHYQYPRAILSVDLTGENLSDIDFLEDSTTESLLFSGDEYNQDFDSLNMEDFQEEDEDGTQEIVRCICEMDEENGFMIQCEECMCWQHSVCMGLLEDSIPDQYICYICRDPPGQRWSAKYLHDKDWLNKGQMYGLSFLSENYSEQNCKTSVSTHQLLADVFSVNNVLHGLQLKMDILQNKHNPNLHFWARSWVNSDEDQPMGGLPDCIHLTDNSLNNHNSSKTDTYITSEHSYQKPPSPGQLEHWLSTDRPAADPHGSNSQEGGGVGADLVVAYTNPASHSTHFTAKEQEVRKKTTALAVPGSLAVPGCLNERGPDSVEHARNCLQWQMNLLTHIEDVQNQVAGRMDLIEKELDVLESWLDLSGELEPPDPLARLPQLQHRIKQLLTDLSKVQQMSTLCSV, encoded by the exons GAGAGACTCAGTGAGATGTCAGCATCTCGCCTTGATGAGCTTCCTGGATGTACAGAGGACCAAACAGAGTTACCGCAGCCGAGACAA GAATTGAGAGATGGTGAAGAGGTGCTTGCGCGATGGACAGATTGTCGCTACTATCCTGCAAAGATTGAATCTGTAAACAAAGAGG GTATCTACACGGTGCAGTTTTATGATGGAGTTATTCGCTGTGTGAAAAAAAATCATATCAAATCTATGCCCCATGATGCAAAAGGACAG GACTGGATAGCCCTGGTGAAAGCTGCCTCGGCTGCAGCCAAGAGCAAAGGAAGCAGTACGCCTCGTACCAGTGCCAACAGCAACAAGGTCAGGGACGACCCTCACGGTGGGAAGTCTGACGATGAGGATGGTCAAGAAGAGCTGGATGAAGAGTTGCAGGATCAGTCCGACTCTGACAAACTGG AATCCCATGAAGGTGATGCTGACTGTAAGAAGGAGCGGACAGAAGTACCAGTGACTTCCCAACAACAG AAGGTACCAAGAACAGCAGACCATGATTCCGTACAGGGGCAGACCCAGAGACAGACTGGGTCCTCTGTGACGGGCTCTCCAGCCAAGTGTCGGAACAGGCGTCTGAAGCACCACTCTGGGGAGTCCAACAG CAGCCAGAAGCAGAGAGCGTCCAGGCCACCGTGCTCCATCACTACTCTGTCTGCTGGGGAGGACACCATGTCAGCCCCAGAGTCCATGCTGACTCCCGCCCCCAGACACAGCTGCCCAGACATGGCTACCTCAGGTCGGTCTGCTGAGGGACAGGATCATAGTGGAAAAA GGCATGGTGAGGCGGTTCCTCCAGGCTCCCCCAGGAGCTCAGAACAGAGCCAGAGGAGGAGACGCTCCCAGCGCCTGGCCAGCGTCAGCCCTGATATAAACTCTGACCCCAGCGTGACCTctcaccccaccaccacccagtgCCCTGACCTCTCACCCCATGGGAGGGAGCACAACACATCTCACAaagacccctcctcctcctctccagagg ATCAAGTGACAAACTCTGTGGAGAGGGCAGAGTCATCGACCCTCCACAACTACTGTGTTGGCATACCACCTACACCTTCATCTGCTGCCTCCATCCTCACACCATCTCATCCACCAATCACACACAGAGACCAGCTGACTGACAGGCCATCGGCCAATCATACGGCAGTGGCAGACAAATTCCCACCCTTAGCTGCAG CCGCTGGGAGGAGTATTACTATCAGGAGCCCTAAACTAAACAAGCACACCAGGGAGCCAA TCATGAACACCAAGCGGTGTGATGACCCAACGTCTCCCAACGACCTGGACCTCTACAAGTGTAAGATCCCTGGGTGCTCCAAGGCCTTCCGCAAAGCCAAGCTGCTGGACTACCACCTCAAGTATTACCACAACGCTGACAAGGACCTCCAGGACTCTGAGCTGCCAGGCTCCCCAGACAGGGCTGGTCGTACCCGGGCCACCTCAGCCTCCATGCCCACCACCACCCTGCTGGAGGTCCCTGACAACACAAAGAGACGCAGGACTGTCTCCACCTCATCGT caCTGTCCCCTCCGGGCCATATGTTCCAACTGGACTGTACTGGACTGGGAAGCTGTCTGAAACCTCCCAGGTTGAACAGGAAGAAGCGCTCCTCTGCCTCCATGAGCTCTGACAGCACAgagctgtctctccctcctccgccTCAGGAGAAGAGCTTCGAGTCCCTCCACGACAAGATTCTGAAGAAGGTGATCGATAAGGACAAGCACCTGGAGCCAG GGTTAATGAAGATTGAGAAGAAGGTGAAACTGGAGGAGAAATCCCAGGTGATCG gAAAAAAGAAGGACAAGGATAAAGAGCGGAGGGACAGGAAAGAGAAGGACCACTTAAAACTgaaacagaagaagaagaagaaaaagaagaggaAATCCAAGCAGCACTGTACGTTTAGTTCAG GTTATTCTGACTACGATGACATGTCCCTGTCCTTCCTGGAGCGATCTACGGCGTCTACTCTTCATCGTTCTTCCACCTCCTTCactttcccctcctcctcctcctgctccaccACCAAACATTACCAGTACCCCCGCGCCATCCTCTCCGTCGACCTGACCGGAGAGA accTGTCAGACATAGACTTCCTGGAGGACTCGACCACAGAGAGCCTGCTGTTTAGTGGAGATGAGTACAACCAG GACTTTGACTCTTTGAACATGGAGGACTtccaggaggaggatgaggatggtACCCAGGAGATCGTCCGCTGTATCTGTGAGATGGACGAGGAGAATGGATTCATGATTCAG tgtgaggAGTGTATGTGCTGGCAGCACAGTGTGTGTATGGGGCTTCTGGAGGATAGCATCCCGGACCAGTACATATGTTACATCTGCAGAGACCCTCCAG gTCAAAGGTGGAGTGCCAAATATCTGCATGACAAAGACTGGTTGAACAAGGGTCAGATGTACGGCTTGTCCTTCCTCTCTGAGAACTACTCTGAGCAGAACTGTAAGACCAGCGTGTCCACCCATCAGCTGTTAGCAGACGTGTTCAGTGTCAACAACGTCCTTCACGGACTACAGCTGAAGATGGACATACTACA GAACAAACACAATCCCAATTTGCACTTCTGGGCTCGGTCATGGGTGAACTCTGACGAGGACCAGCCCATGGGCGGTCTCCCTGACTGCATCCACTTGACAGACAACTCTCTGAACAACCACAACTCCTCCAAGACTGACACTTACATCACCAGCGAACACAG CTACCAGAAACCCCCCAGCCCCGGACAGCTGGAACACTGGCTCTCTACAGACCGACCGGCTGCAGACCCCCACGGCTCTAACAgccaggagggaggaggggtgggggcgGACCTGGTGGTGGCTTATACTAACCCCGCCTCCCACTCCACCCACTTCACAGCCAAGGAACAGGAAGTAAGAAAG AAGACAACTGCCCTGGCTGTGCCTGGCTCCCTGGCTGTGCCTGGCTGTCTGAATGAGAGGGGACCAGACTCAGTGGAACATGCCAGGAACTGTCTCCAGTGGCAGATGAACCTCCTCACTCACATAGAAGATGTTCAGAACCAGGTGGCAGGCAGGATGGACCTCATAGAGAAGGAGCTTGATG TGTTGGAGAGCTGGCTGGACCTCAGTGGGGAGTTGGAGCCTCCGGACCCCCTGGCCAGGCTGCCTCAGCTTCAACACCGCATCAAGCAGCTCCTCACAGACCTGAGCAAGGTGCAACAGATGAGCACCCTGTGTTCTGTCTGA